In a genomic window of Pararge aegeria chromosome 7, ilParAegt1.1, whole genome shotgun sequence:
- the LOC120625330 gene encoding aldo-keto reductase AKR2E4-like — MDVATNCLLLFTLMNLCFANVPKYQLNDGRRIPSLALGTYLGYDKNGAVIPQNNLVRDVILQAIDVGYRHFDTATIYNTEEEIGQAVRIKVAEGAVKREDIFITTKLWNTHHRREDVLKALRESLSKFELNYIDLYLMHWPIGLSEDYSYSDVDYLETWRGLEDAQKLGLVKSIGVSNFNKQQLERLIKEGRVKPAVLQIEIHPQIIQTELVSYAQSQGVVVMGYSPFGSLVMRYGIDFPGPKIDNPTLLEIATKYSKTTPQVVLRWLVDRNIIPIPKTVKYSRLKENINIFDFELTKEEIQKINEFDDETRYTIPSFWQSHRYYPFEKVDNPIPNPFSRS, encoded by the exons ATGGACGTGGCTACAAACTGCTTATTACTTTTTACACTG ATGAATTTATGTTTCGCGAATGTGCCAAAATACCAACTGAACGATGGAAGGAGAATACCATCTTTAGCTTTGGGAACCTACCTTGGGTATGATAAG AATGGAGCGGTGATACCTCAGAATAACCTCGTCAGAGATGTTATCCTGCAAGCTATAGATGTGGGATATCGACATTTCGACACTGCGACGATTTACAACACCGAGGAGGAAATAGGGCAAGCGGTGCGGATCAAGGTTGCAGAAGGGGCAGTTAAACGGGAGGACATATTTATTACTACCAAG TTATGGAACACTCATCATAGACGGGAAGACGTTTTAAAAGCTCTGAGGGAATCTCTAAGCAAGTTTGAACTAAACTATATTGACCTCTACCTCATGCATTGGCCTATTGGACTTAGT GAAGACTACTCATACTCAGATGTGGACTACCTGGAGACCTGGCGAGGGTTGGAAGACGCTCAGAAACTGGGCCTGGTGAAGTCCATAGGCGTCTCCAACTTTAATAAGCAGCAGCTTGAGAGACTTATTAAGGAGGGCCGTGTTAAACCAGCTGTATTACAAATTGAG ATTCATCCTCAGATCATCCAGACAGAGCTGGTGAGCTACGCACAGTCTCAAGGCGTCGTGGTCATGGGCTACAGCCCCTTCGGCTCGCTGGTGATGAGATACGGCATCGACTTCCCCGGGCCCAAGATCGATAACCCCACCCTGCTGGAAATAGCGACGAAATACTCCAAGACTACCCCACAAGTCGTTCTCAGATGGCTC GTGGATAGAAACATCATACCGATACCAAAGACAGTGAAGTACTCGCGTctaaaagaaaacataaatattttcgacTTCGAGTTGACCAAAGAGGAAATACAGAAGATAAACGAATTTGACGACGAAACTAGATACACCATACCTTCCTTCTGGCAATCTCACCGTTATTACCCTTTCGAGAAAGTTGATAATCCCATACCTAATCCGTTTAGTAGGTCATAA